ATCTCCGCGCACAATAACCTCATCGTGCATCGCCAGGCGCAGCGTCTGCTGGCGCGACAGCAGCATGGTGTGCAGCTCTGGCTCCATCGGCAGGATCACATCCTGTTTTAACGCCACGCTTTGATAGTTGCCCGAGGTAAACGACTGCCCGACGCGCGCCAGCTGCAGCAGTTGGGTAACGCTGAGCGTCATCTGATCCAGCCGCTGAATCAGCGGTTGCAGATCCAGAGCGTGTTTTCTTTCCAGCAGTTCAAGGTGCAGCCGCAATCCGGCCAGCGGCGTACGCAGCTCGTGCGCGACGTCGGCGGTGAACAGCCGCTCGCGTTCAATGCTGCCGGTCAGACGAGAGACCAGGCTGTTGATCGCCTGGGTCACCGCCTCAATTTCCAGCACCGATCCGGCGCAGTCTACCGGCGCCAGATCCTCTTCACTGCGATTTTCCAGCTGCTGTTGCAGCCTCGACAACGGTCGGGTAATCCACTTCACCGCCTGCAGGCAGAGCGCCAGCGCCAGCACAATCATCACCAGGCTCGGTACCGCCAGGCTGGCCACCGCCTCATGAATTTCACGTTCAACGTGCCGGTGCTGATCGTGCTTATAGAGCGCGGCATCCACCAGCAGCTGAATCTGCTCTTTGCTCTCATGCCACAGCCAGGCCACGCTGATCACCTGGCAGAACAGCAGAATCAGGCTGATGGCGATCAGCAGCCGAAAGCGCAGCGTGTTGCTGTAGCGCTGCAGCGCGCGTTTAGTCATGCGGGCTTCCTTCATCCTCAGGTTTGATCAGGGCGTAGCCGAAACCGCGCACCGTACGAATCGCCGCTTTGCCGATCTTGTCGCGCAGATTATGGATATGCACCTCCAGCGTATTGGTGGAGGGTTCGGTTTCCCAGTTATAGATGTCGTTATAGAGGATTTCGCGGTGCACCGGCTGCCCCGCCTTGAGCATCAG
The sequence above is drawn from the Duffyella gerundensis genome and encodes:
- the pmrB gene encoding two-component system sensor histidine kinase PmrB; this translates as MTKRALQRYSNTLRFRLLIAISLILLFCQVISVAWLWHESKEQIQLLVDAALYKHDQHRHVEREIHEAVASLAVPSLVMIVLALALCLQAVKWITRPLSRLQQQLENRSEEDLAPVDCAGSVLEIEAVTQAINSLVSRLTGSIERERLFTADVAHELRTPLAGLRLHLELLERKHALDLQPLIQRLDQMTLSVTQLLQLARVGQSFTSGNYQSVALKQDVILPMEPELHTMLLSRQQTLRLAMHDEVIVRGDATLLRMLLRNLVENAHRYSPEHSVISLTISHGALPMLMVQDEGPGIDESKRGELSKAFTRMDSRYGGIGLGLSIVTRIVQLHQAQFFLENRPQQAGCQARIVFGDTA